GGCCACCTATTCCGCACAGCAGGGCGAACAGGGTGAGGAGTCGGCGCACGGGTCAGGCAGGTGCCCAGTTGATCCGGTTGGTCATCCCCAGCTCGCGGCCGCGGTCGATCAATGCGGGGGCGCCGTTGTGATAGATGACGGTCTGGTCGTACCCGTAGACGGTGATGTCGTTGACGACATTGTCGGCGACGACGATGTTCGACGAACCCTGCAGCGTCACCGCCCAGCAGCTGCCCTTGGCGTAGATGGTGTTGCTGGTGCCGTTGACCAGCAACGTGGCGTTGTTGCAGTCCAGCGTCTGGGTGATGCCCTGACCGGTGATGTGGGTGTCACCGTTCTTGGCCTCGGCCGCCGGGGCGCCGGCCAGCGCCATGGCTGCGGCAAGGACACCCGCGGTCGCGGACCGGCTACGGACTGAGAGGCTCGCCATGGGTCAACAGCGTACGGTGCGGCGCCGCGGTCGTGGCAGGTCTGACGTAATCACCGTCGGATCGTGTGACCGAGCTGAATCCGGACCCGGTGAACTAGAGTCATTCGTCAGCCTCGCCAAAGATGTAGCCGGGGACGGGTGGGACTTCGGAAGGGGTAGCGATGGCAACGCGGGCGACCAAACTGAGCCGCGACGCCATCGTCAGCGCCGCGCTGGCATTCCTGGACCGTGAGGGCTGGGACGCGCTGACCATCAACGCCCTGGCGACCCAACTCGGCACCAAGGGCCCGTCGCTGTACAACCACGTGCAAAGCCTTGAGGACCTGCGTCGAACAGTGCGTATGCACGTGATCGGAGACATCATCGGCATGTTGCGGGCGGTCGGGGAGGGGCGCACCCGCGATGACGCGGTGGTCACCATGGCCAGCGCCTACCGCAGTTACGCCCACCACCATCCGGGTCGCTATTCGGCGTTCACCAGGATGCCGCTCGGCGGTGACGACCCGGAGTACACCGCGGCAGCAAGGGAGGCCGCCGGCCCGGTGCTCGCCGCGCTGGCGTCCTACGGGCTGGCCGGCGATAACGCGTTCTATGCGGCCCTGGAGTTCTGGTCGGCGCTGCACGGTTTCGTCCTGCTGGAGATGACCGGGGTGATGGACGATATCGACACCGACGCGGTCTTCACTGACATGGTTCTGCGACTCGCGGCAGGCATGCAACAGCGGGAGCCACAGCCGGGTCTCCGGTAGGCTCGAAGTTGGGTGCTGTGACGGGCGTAGCGTCTGACCTGCGATAAGGCCGTTACGCACGGGTTTGGTTCGGCGCGCCCACCCCTGGTATCGTGGGACCTCGTGCCTGGCTGTCAGGGGGCACATGTGTTCACCTCGTGGACCGTATCCCCTGCAGGTCGGGCGAATTCGTGTGTCTTCGTACGTCTGTCGGATGCATCGGGGTGAAAGCCGCGGTGCAGGCGCGTGCGACACGCCCGAACGCGGGGGACGCGATCGGGTGAAAACTGCAGTACAGAGACTTAGAAGTTCGAATAGCAACACAGAAAGCCGGTACATGCCAACCATCAACCAGCTGGTCCGCAAGGGTCGCCGCGACAAGGTCGCCAAGGTCAAGACCGCGGCCCTCAAGGGCAGTCCGCAGCGTCGCGGCGTGTGCACTCGCGTGTACACCACCACTCCGAAGAAGCCGAACTCGGCGCTTCGCAAGGTCGCTCGCGTTCGCCTGACCAGCGCGGTCGAGGTCACGGCCTACATCCCCGGTGAGGGCCACAACCTGCAGGAGCACTCGATGGTGCTGGTGCGCGGCGGTCGTGTGAAGGACCTCCCGGGTGTGCGCTACAAGATCATCCGCGGTTCGCTGGACACCCAGGGTGTCAAGAACCGCAAGCAAGCACGCAGCCGTTACGGCGCCAAGAAGGAGAAGAGCTGATGCCGCGCAAGGGCCCCGC
The sequence above is drawn from the Mycolicibacterium neoaurum VKM Ac-1815D genome and encodes:
- the rpsL gene encoding 30S ribosomal protein S12 → MPTINQLVRKGRRDKVAKVKTAALKGSPQRRGVCTRVYTTTPKKPNSALRKVARVRLTSAVEVTAYIPGEGHNLQEHSMVLVRGGRVKDLPGVRYKIIRGSLDTQGVKNRKQARSRYGAKKEKS
- a CDS encoding TetR/AcrR family transcriptional regulator; this encodes MATRATKLSRDAIVSAALAFLDREGWDALTINALATQLGTKGPSLYNHVQSLEDLRRTVRMHVIGDIIGMLRAVGEGRTRDDAVVTMASAYRSYAHHHPGRYSAFTRMPLGGDDPEYTAAAREAAGPVLAALASYGLAGDNAFYAALEFWSALHGFVLLEMTGVMDDIDTDAVFTDMVLRLAAGMQQREPQPGLR
- a CDS encoding DUF3060 domain-containing protein, which gives rise to MASLSVRSRSATAGVLAAAMALAGAPAAEAKNGDTHITGQGITQTLDCNNATLLVNGTSNTIYAKGSCWAVTLQGSSNIVVADNVVNDITVYGYDQTVIYHNGAPALIDRGRELGMTNRINWAPA